A window of the Oncorhynchus keta strain PuntledgeMale-10-30-2019 chromosome 21, Oket_V2, whole genome shotgun sequence genome harbors these coding sequences:
- the LOC118379643 gene encoding contactin-2-like, protein MGLLLFLLSLSSLALSYAVGGDVCITGHDSGPVFEEQPSSVVYPEGLSEGKVTLNCQARASPAATYSWRVNGTEVPVGDPRYTLVAGNLVISGPQFGRDGGSYQCLAINRCGTILSRAANLKFGYLHDFPGEGRSPQTAYEGAGAFLACQPPAHYPALSYRWFVSEFPSFMKPDGGRWFVSQVTGNLYLAKAEPNDTASYFCFTTINMDISTKSTFSKANQLTVQPDANARKSAPAITVGFPAETYALTGHTTQLECFAYGNPVPKLRWRKVDGLLPSKAGASAEGPILTLPEMTFHEEGVYECEAYNSEGRDTQQGRITVQAQPEWLQVMSDSEVEISSELHWTCVAAGKPRPSIRWLRNGQPLSTQDRVEVNGGRLKVINLALEDSGMYQCVAENKHGTIYSNAELRVQVQVPDFRSNPVRRLVPAARGGQVMMECRPRAAPKPTLFWSRGTELLTNSSRVTVTPDGMLRIHNISRADEGKYTCFAENYLGKANSTGHLSVRDATKITLAPSNADINQGENVTLQCHASHDPTMDLTFTWALNGALLDLEDPGGPYHRVEGKETVGDLLIVSGHLSQAGTYSCTAQTVVDSASASAKLVVRGPPGPPGGLVVKNVAATSVELRWSRGYDNHSPIGKYVIMGHSPLSTGWKRMRTDPSNIEGNAESIRVVGLLPWMDYEFQVIASNILGSGEPSMSSHTIRTQQAAPTVAPSGLGGGGGDRNELIITWTPMAREYQNGDGFGYILAFRKQNSPTWVVERVSNVESSRYVYSNQSLSPYCLFEVKIKAYNRKGEGPFSQIAVVHSAEEEPTVAPSRINATALTAFEMQVLWDPIQHLSTNGILQGYEIRYWRQYEREASADRVRTAGLETTARVVGLRPSTRYHVTVMAYNSAGTGPASPRTTVTTKRPPPNRPPGNVSWKTDGSWVTVRWDHVKTLDNESAVLGYKVLYKHEGQSALKVLDKGKTSVTLPLPKDNGYVVLEIRSWGEGGDGAAQETIVSRDSGTGMMVQNQAGSPWSNHAPLLLTATLSITLIGLLDL, encoded by the exons gcggGGACGTGTGCATAACGGGTCATGACAGTGGACCAGTGTTTGAAGAGCAGCCTAGCAGTGTGGTCTACCCAGAGGGACTCAGTGAGGGCAAAGTCACTCTCAACTGCCAGGCTAGAGCCAGTCCTGCTGCTACGTACAG CTGGCGCGTCAATGGTACAGAAGTCCCTGTAGGTGACCCCCGGTACACACTGGTAGCCGGTAACCTGGTGATCAGTGGTCCCCAGTTCGGCCGTGATGGAGGCTCCTACCAGTGTCTGGCCATCAACCGATGTGGCACCATACTCAGCCGGGCCGCCAACCTCAAATTCGGTT ACCTCCATGACTTCCCTGGGGAAGGGAGGAGCCCACAGACGGCTTACGAGGGAGCAGGTGCCTTCCTAGCCTGCCAGCCCCCCGCCCACTAcccag CTCTTTCCTACCGCTGGTTCGTTAGCGAGTTTCCTAGCTTCATGAAGCCTGACGGAGGTCGGTGGTTCGTTTCCCAGGTAACGGGCAACTTGTACCTGGCCAAGGCGGAGCCTAACGATACAGCAAGTTACTTCTGCTTCACCACCATCAACATGGACATTAGCACCAAGAGTACCTTCAGCAAGGCTAACCAGCTCACCGTGCAGCCAGATG CCAATGCCAGGAAGTCAGCTCCTGCTATCACAGTGGGTTTCCCAGCAGAGACGTACGCCCTGACAGGGCACACCACCCAGCTGGAATGCTTTGCCTACGGAAA TCCTGTCCCAAAACTCCGTTGGAGGAAGGTGGATGGTCTGTTGCCGTCTAAGGCCGGGGCTAGTGCAGAGGGACCCATCCTCACACTGCCTGAGATGACTTTCCATGAAGAGGGGGTGTATGAGTGTGAGGCCTACAACTCTGAGGGCCGTGACACACAACAAGGACGCATCACCGTGCAAG CACAGCCAGAGTGGCTGCAAGTGATGAGTGACTCTGAGGTGGAGATCAGCTCTGAGCTGCACTGGACTTGTGTTGCAGCAGGCAAACCAAGACCCTCCATACGCTGGCTACGCAATGGACAGCCCCTCagcacacag gACCGGGTGGAGGTCAATGGGGGTCGTCTGAAGGTCATCAACCTGGCCCTGGAGGATTCTGGGATGTATCAGTGTGTGGCTGAGAACAAACACGGCACCATTTACTCCAACGCCGAGCTGAGGGTGCAAG TCCAAGTCCCAGACTTCCGCTCCAACCCAGTGAGGAGGCTTGTCCCAGCAGCCCGAGGGGGGCAGGTGATGATGGAGTGTCGGCCGCGAGCCGCCCCCAAACCCACCCTGTTCTGGAGCCGCGGTACTGAGCTCCTTACCAACAGcagcag GGTGACAGTGACTCCAGACGGGATGCTGCGGATCCACAACATCAGCAGGGCCGATGAGGGGAAGTATACCTGCTTTGCTGAGAACTACTTGGGCAAGGCCAACAGCACTGGACACCTGTCTgttagag atGCTACTAAGATCACCTTGGCTCCCTCTAACGCTGACATCAACCAGGGGGAGAACGTCACGCTGCAGTGTCACGCTTCACATGACCCCACCATGGACCTCACCTTCACCTGGGCTCTCAACGGAGCTCTGCTGGACCTGGAGGACCCCGGCGGACCGTACCATCGCGTGGAGGGG aAGGAGACCGTAGGTGACCTGTTGATAGTGAGTGGTCATCTGAGTCAGGCAGGTACATACAGCTGTACAGCTCAGACTGTGGTGGACAGCGCCTCAGCCTCCGCGAAACTGGTGGTCAGAG GTCCCCCGGGACCTCCAGGTGGTTTGGTGGTGAAGAACGTTGCCGCGACGTCGGTGGAGTTGCGTTGGAGTCGTGGCTATGACAACCACAGCCCCATCGGGAAGTATGTTATCATGGGTCACTCTCCACTGTCTACTGGTTGGAAGAGGATGAGGACAG ACCCATCGAACATTGAAGGCAATGCTGAGTCGATTCGTGTGGTTGGCCTGTTGCCATGGATGGACTATGAGTTCCAGGTCATTGCCAGTAACATCCTGGGCAGTGGAGAGCCTAGTATGTCCTCTCACACTATACGCACCCAGCAAGCAGCTCCCACAGTGGCCCCTAGTGGactaggtggaggaggaggagaccgcAACGAACTCATCATCACCTGGACg CCCATGGCCAGAGAGTACCAGAACGGAGATGGCTTCGGCTACATCCTGGCATTCCGGAAGCAGAACTCTCCAACGTGGGTGGTGGAGCGTGTTTCCAACGTGGAGTCGTCTCGCTACGTTTATTCCAACCAGAGCCTGTCTCCCTATTGCCTCTTTGAGGTGAAGATCAAAGCCTACAACCGTAAAGGAGAGGGTCCCTTCAGCCAGATCGCTGTGGTGCACTCTGCAGAAGAGG AGCCCACGGTGGCGCCCTCGAGGATCAATGCCACGGCTCTGACAGCATTCGAGATGCAGGTGTTGTGGGACCCCATCCAACATCTCAGCACCAACGGTATCCTCCAAGGATATGAG atcCGGTACTGGCGTCAGTATGAGCGGGAGGCATCTGCAGACCGTGTGCGAACAGCTGGGCTTGAGACCACAGCTCGCGTGGTGGGATTGAGACCCAGCACCCGGTACCATGTTACCGTAATGGCCTACAACAGCGCTGGCACAGGACCAGCCTCACCCAGAACCACTGTTACTACCAAGAGACCAC CTCCTAATCGTCCCCCTGGCAACGTGTCCTGGAAGACTGATGGCTCATGGGTAACTGTTAGGTGGGATCATGTCAAGACCCTAGACAATGAATCAGCCGTACTGGGTTACAAG gTCCTGTACAAGCACGAGGGCCAGTCTGCTCTGAAGGTTCTGGACAAGGGGAAGACGTCTGTGACCCTGCCCCTACCCAAAGACAATGGCTACGTGGTCCTGGAGATACGCTCTTGGGGGGAGGGGGGCGACGGAGCCGCACAAGAGACCATCGTCTCCCGAGACTCAG GAACTGGAATGATGGTGCAGAACCAGGCGGGATCCCCATGGTCCAATCATGCTCCTCTCCTGCTCACCGCCAcactctccatcactctcattggCTTACTGGACCTGTGA